The Candidatus Binataceae bacterium genome has a window encoding:
- the accD gene encoding acetyl-CoA carboxylase, carboxyltransferase subunit beta has product MAERQMATQAQQAASDEIWSKCPGCREMAFRKEVERNLNVCLKCGHHFRLTVSQRLAITADRGSWREMFADLAIGDPLGFVDSKPYPARLAQARAESGRNDAVVVGLAKIEQIPLALAIMDFEFMGGSMGVVVGEKIARLFDVATQKKLPVIVFVASGGARMQEGALSLMQMAKVSAAIARLRDARLPYIAVLCDPTTGGVAASYAMLGDLNISEPGALIGFAGRRVIQQTTNQQLPDDFQRAEFLLAHGMLDAIVPRHQMRFTLARLLSMLTRKRSVAKASEAKRK; this is encoded by the coding sequence ATGGCTGAGCGACAAATGGCAACCCAGGCGCAGCAGGCGGCGAGCGACGAGATCTGGTCGAAGTGCCCCGGCTGCAGAGAGATGGCGTTTCGCAAGGAAGTCGAGCGCAACCTGAACGTGTGCCTCAAGTGCGGGCATCATTTTCGGTTAACTGTCAGTCAGCGCCTCGCGATCACGGCCGATCGCGGCTCCTGGCGCGAGATGTTTGCCGACCTCGCGATCGGCGACCCACTCGGCTTCGTCGATAGCAAACCTTATCCGGCGCGGCTCGCGCAGGCCCGCGCTGAGAGCGGCCGCAACGACGCGGTGGTCGTGGGCCTCGCGAAAATCGAGCAGATTCCGCTCGCGCTCGCGATCATGGATTTCGAATTCATGGGCGGCAGCATGGGCGTCGTCGTGGGCGAGAAAATCGCGCGCCTGTTCGATGTGGCGACGCAGAAAAAATTGCCGGTGATTGTTTTCGTCGCATCGGGCGGCGCGCGGATGCAAGAAGGTGCACTCTCCTTGATGCAGATGGCGAAGGTATCCGCGGCGATCGCGCGGCTGCGCGACGCGCGCCTGCCGTATATCGCCGTGCTATGCGATCCGACGACCGGCGGCGTGGCCGCATCGTATGCGATGCTCGGCGATCTCAACATTTCCGAGCCGGGCGCGCTGATCGGATTCGCCGGCCGCCGCGTTATCCAGCAGACGACGAATCAGCAACTGCCCGACGACTTCCAGCGCGCCGAGTTCCTGCTTGCGCACGGGATGCTCGACGCGATCGTGCCGCGACATCAGATGAGATTCACGCTCGCCCGCCTGCTCTCGATGCTGACCCGCAAACGCAGTGTCGCGAAAGCATCGGAAGCGAAGAGGAAGTAG
- a CDS encoding folylpolyglutamate synthase/dihydrofolate synthase family protein: MERLTKTLDWLYSLEARGEIYKLERMENALALIGNPHKRLRAVHIAGTKGKGSVAAMLDSVLRAAGLRVGLYTKPHLVNLSERTRINGAEVPAARMLDYIERLRAIFDGANMALTFFEFTVALMFLYFAEENVDIAVIETGLGGRLDSTNVVMPILSVITPIGFDHMEYLGHTIPAIASEKGGIIKNDVPVVIGARDPEARTTLTSIAGQRRSAVRLIDRDFSFTSHAPAHRIDYQGLGLNLNGVELALAGPFQHENAAIAIAAVEALRALGWKIDEPHIRQGLREMYWPGRFDVVSRRPLVILDCAHNEMSIAALLETLAVELGPTIKPRLIFGCLADKEWQRMAAMLAPRVRDVTLTKVKPKRPLDPENLAPHFAHQVPTRVIREPLEAVATLLSQLEPDEVALVTGSVYLIGEVYPYFLAREGRSGLFPEAGV; the protein is encoded by the coding sequence ATGGAACGGCTAACTAAGACTCTTGATTGGCTCTACTCGCTCGAGGCGCGTGGCGAAATCTACAAGCTCGAGCGGATGGAGAATGCTCTCGCTCTCATCGGGAATCCGCACAAACGGCTGCGCGCGGTACATATCGCGGGCACCAAGGGCAAAGGCTCCGTCGCTGCGATGCTCGACAGCGTGCTGCGCGCCGCGGGTTTGCGTGTCGGGCTCTATACCAAGCCGCACCTGGTGAATCTTTCCGAACGCACGCGGATCAACGGCGCGGAGGTTCCGGCCGCGCGGATGCTCGATTACATCGAACGCCTGCGCGCGATCTTCGATGGCGCCAACATGGCGCTGACGTTTTTCGAGTTCACCGTCGCGCTGATGTTTCTTTATTTCGCCGAGGAGAACGTCGATATCGCTGTGATCGAAACGGGGCTCGGCGGACGCCTCGACTCGACCAACGTCGTAATGCCGATCCTGAGCGTGATCACGCCGATTGGCTTCGATCACATGGAGTACCTGGGGCATACGATTCCCGCGATCGCGTCGGAGAAGGGCGGGATCATCAAGAATGATGTGCCTGTCGTGATTGGCGCGCGCGATCCGGAAGCGCGCACGACGCTGACTTCGATCGCCGGTCAGCGGCGCTCGGCGGTGCGTCTCATCGATCGCGACTTCAGCTTCACCTCGCATGCCCCGGCGCATCGGATCGACTACCAGGGCCTCGGACTGAACCTCAACGGGGTCGAGCTCGCTCTTGCCGGGCCGTTTCAGCACGAGAACGCGGCGATCGCGATCGCGGCCGTCGAGGCCCTGCGCGCGCTCGGCTGGAAGATCGACGAGCCGCATATCCGCCAGGGGCTGCGCGAGATGTATTGGCCGGGGCGCTTCGACGTCGTGTCGCGCCGCCCGTTGGTGATTCTCGATTGCGCGCACAATGAGATGAGTATTGCGGCGCTGCTCGAGACGCTGGCCGTCGAGCTCGGTCCGACGATCAAGCCGCGGCTGATTTTCGGCTGCCTCGCGGACAAGGAATGGCAGCGGATGGCCGCGATGCTCGCGCCGCGCGTGCGCGATGTAACCCTGACCAAAGTGAAGCCCAAGCGGCCGCTCGATCCTGAAAATCTCGCGCCGCATTTCGCGCATCAGGTGCCGACGCGCGTTATTCGCGAGCCGCTCGAGGCCGTCGCGACGCTGCTCTCTCAATTGGAGCCCGACGAAGTGGCGCTTGTAACAGGTTCCGTGTATCTTATCGGCGAAGTTTATCCGTACTTCCTGGCCCGTGAGGGCCGAAGCGGGTTGTTTCCTGAGGCGGGCGTATAA
- the lptD gene encoding LPS assembly protein LptD codes for MATLAWRPSLAAAQLGSNTGGAALPGSVSAEHEEPVNVTGQETIFDSRNDVFTVKGDAVMTQGGSILKADQIQVYRRQRQAVATGNVHLVDPEVELWATKASIDLNRETLVLYDAKVFAKQNTYHLAGQKVEKLEGQNYAITKGFFTTCGCRKDTPDWSITADQMDVGVGGSGTAHGAGFDVLGVPIMKMPYATFPADTTRHSGLLSSREGESGLRGFQYFQPYYLAINKSSDATVAFDLETSQRVGGLGEYRLTNGADDYFWGDAAYYNEAMRTNGNRQEDIVDNQIANPTIPQNRWDGIAMARQHLTDDLTLYGDAITVSDALELREMNTWTLSRGFGNNFASLRDATSHFGVLDSYEDGYANIEGTFNQDLIQPQTFALQRLPAATLIGREQMPTGFGFFDYDADVTNFYRNEGQSGWRFNATPQYTLPVRLGDYATLYGSAGVLANVWESRGNLLNITPVGSDGLVYNNGVSLGAPLTTQWQARAIPFMSTGISTVLDRVFNINGTSVEKLKNTIEPFVDYSYVPRINQSNTPLWDQNDRMESRSLVTYGFTTRLFAKVKNKPSTEDTDQAPDLMPSENGPIVGPYNQQGNDFNLIPQGTGQSIRDGEHVDELGELTIQQAYDPSHDISVDSSHISDLQGIMSVYPTSIASGGSEVDYNPRGHAGITYSSVFVNLQPPWSASAENRPKVYMGRSLEGSFLQFSYNYVNSQNTVIQSTSRSGTQYGSARAYTDIFKYLGAYFGPSYDFSAGRLLDAEYGARLKSSCDCWAADMALIQSYNPNEVQFQFQLTLGGLGSLGRSPFGQNPFQSRARSSILPSY; via the coding sequence TTGGCCACTCTCGCGTGGAGGCCATCGCTCGCCGCGGCCCAACTCGGCAGCAACACGGGCGGCGCTGCCCTTCCTGGTTCAGTTAGCGCCGAACATGAAGAACCGGTTAACGTCACCGGCCAGGAAACGATCTTCGATTCCAGAAACGACGTATTCACGGTCAAGGGCGACGCCGTCATGACGCAGGGCGGCAGTATCCTGAAGGCCGATCAAATCCAGGTCTATCGCCGCCAGCGTCAGGCCGTAGCCACTGGCAACGTTCATCTTGTCGATCCCGAGGTCGAGCTGTGGGCAACCAAGGCGAGTATCGACCTCAATCGCGAGACGCTGGTGCTGTACGACGCGAAGGTCTTTGCCAAACAGAATACCTATCATCTGGCCGGGCAGAAGGTTGAGAAACTCGAAGGCCAGAACTACGCAATTACCAAGGGATTCTTCACGACCTGCGGATGCCGCAAGGACACCCCCGATTGGTCGATCACGGCCGACCAGATGGACGTTGGTGTCGGCGGCAGCGGCACCGCGCACGGGGCGGGTTTCGACGTGTTGGGCGTGCCGATCATGAAGATGCCGTACGCAACGTTCCCGGCCGATACGACCCGTCACAGTGGTCTGCTATCGAGCCGCGAAGGCGAGTCGGGATTGCGCGGTTTCCAGTATTTCCAGCCTTATTATTTGGCGATCAACAAGAGCTCCGATGCGACGGTCGCGTTCGACCTCGAGACTTCGCAGCGCGTTGGCGGCCTCGGTGAATATCGCCTCACCAACGGCGCCGACGATTATTTCTGGGGCGATGCTGCTTACTACAACGAGGCGATGCGCACCAATGGCAATCGCCAGGAAGACATTGTCGATAACCAGATCGCAAATCCCACCATCCCGCAGAATCGCTGGGACGGAATCGCGATGGCGCGGCAGCATCTTACCGACGACCTGACCCTTTACGGAGACGCGATCACGGTCAGCGACGCGCTCGAACTGCGCGAAATGAACACGTGGACACTGTCGCGCGGCTTCGGCAACAACTTCGCTTCGTTGCGCGACGCGACGTCGCACTTCGGCGTCCTCGACTCGTACGAGGACGGCTACGCCAACATCGAAGGTACCTTCAATCAGGACTTGATCCAGCCGCAGACGTTTGCGCTTCAGCGTCTGCCGGCCGCGACGCTGATCGGCAGGGAGCAGATGCCGACCGGTTTCGGCTTTTTCGACTACGACGCCGACGTCACGAATTTCTATCGCAACGAAGGACAGAGCGGCTGGCGCTTCAACGCGACGCCGCAATACACGCTGCCCGTGCGTTTGGGCGACTATGCGACCCTCTATGGTTCGGCGGGCGTGCTCGCGAACGTATGGGAATCGCGCGGGAATCTGCTCAATATCACACCGGTCGGTAGCGACGGGCTCGTTTATAACAACGGCGTATCACTCGGCGCTCCGCTCACGACTCAATGGCAAGCGCGCGCCATCCCGTTTATGTCGACGGGAATCTCGACCGTCCTGGACCGCGTCTTCAATATCAACGGGACCTCGGTCGAGAAGCTCAAAAACACTATCGAACCGTTCGTCGACTACAGCTACGTGCCGCGCATTAACCAGAGCAACACGCCTTTGTGGGATCAGAACGATCGTATGGAGTCGCGGAGCCTTGTGACCTACGGCTTCACTACTCGCCTGTTCGCCAAGGTCAAGAACAAGCCGAGCACCGAGGACACCGACCAGGCACCTGACTTGATGCCTTCGGAGAACGGGCCGATCGTTGGCCCATACAATCAGCAGGGCAACGATTTCAATCTGATACCGCAGGGGACCGGCCAGAGCATCCGCGATGGCGAGCATGTTGACGAGCTGGGCGAGTTGACGATCCAGCAGGCGTACGATCCGTCGCATGATATCTCCGTCGACTCGTCGCATATCTCGGACCTGCAGGGAATCATGTCAGTCTATCCGACTTCGATCGCGTCTGGGGGTTCTGAGGTCGACTACAACCCGCGCGGCCATGCCGGAATCACCTACAGCAGCGTGTTCGTGAATTTGCAGCCGCCTTGGAGCGCCAGCGCGGAAAATCGACCGAAGGTATACATGGGTCGCTCGCTCGAGGGCTCGTTCCTGCAGTTCTCGTACAACTACGTCAATTCGCAAAACACGGTCATCCAGAGCACGAGCCGCAGTGGCACTCAGTACGGAAGCGCGCGCGCTTATACCGATATCTTCAAATATCTGGGGGCGTATTTCGGCCCGAGCTACGACTTCTCTGCCGGCCGGCTGCTCGACGCTGAGTACGGTGCGCGGCTCAAATCGTCATGCGATTGCTGGGCGGCGGATATGGCCTTGATTCAGTCGTACAATCCGAACGAAGTCCAATTCCAGTTCCAGCTGACTCTTGGTGGACTTGGTTCGCTGGGCCGAAGCCCATTCGGCCAGAATCCGTTCCAGAGCCGCGCACGGAGCAGTATACTGCCGTCGTACTGA
- a CDS encoding decaprenyl-phosphate phosphoribosyltransferase: MASAAIVEARDNRSAMLRLMRPHQWVKNALVLAALVFAKRMFVPHDLALGILGFIAFCALSSTAYVINDIVDREADRLNPEKRDRPIARGDVSVEAGRRLALALGAFAVILSAFIGRDFVGIVLLYAILQVTYSLWAKRVMIVDIIAVALGFVIRAFAGGAAIGAEVSPWLAFITFVLALLLVLGRRRHELIALGDAATAHRGALEFYSVRLIDQMISIVAGATLVGYMIYTASVEVETKLGTKHLYLTVPFVAFGILRYLYLIDERNEGGDPARLLLSDAPLMLSVILWILTDLALLYL, from the coding sequence ATGGCTTCGGCCGCGATAGTTGAGGCGCGCGACAACCGCTCCGCGATGCTGCGCCTGATGCGGCCGCATCAGTGGGTCAAGAACGCGCTGGTGCTGGCGGCACTGGTGTTTGCAAAGCGGATGTTCGTGCCGCACGACCTGGCGCTGGGCATCCTCGGCTTCATCGCGTTCTGTGCGCTCTCGAGCACGGCCTACGTGATCAATGACATCGTCGATCGCGAGGCTGATCGGCTGAACCCCGAAAAGCGCGACCGCCCGATCGCGCGCGGCGACGTAAGCGTCGAGGCGGGCCGGCGGCTGGCGCTTGCGCTGGGCGCCTTCGCGGTAATTCTCAGCGCGTTCATCGGCCGCGACTTCGTTGGGATTGTGCTCCTCTATGCGATCCTGCAAGTGACGTATTCGCTATGGGCCAAGCGCGTGATGATCGTCGATATAATCGCGGTCGCGCTGGGCTTCGTGATTCGGGCATTCGCCGGCGGCGCGGCGATCGGCGCCGAAGTGTCGCCGTGGCTCGCATTCATCACCTTCGTGCTGGCGCTATTGCTGGTGCTGGGACGCCGGCGCCATGAGCTGATCGCGCTCGGCGATGCGGCAACCGCGCATCGCGGCGCGCTCGAATTCTACAGCGTGCGGCTGATCGATCAGATGATCTCGATTGTCGCCGGCGCGACCCTTGTCGGCTACATGATCTACACGGCATCGGTTGAGGTCGAAACCAAGCTCGGCACCAAACATCTGTACTTGACGGTGCCGTTCGTCGCGTTCGGAATCCTGCGCTACCTGTATCTCATCGACGAGCGCAACGAAGGCGGCGATCCCGCGCGGCTGCTACTTAGCGACGCGCCGCTAATGCTGTCGGTCATTCTCTGGATCCTGACCGACCTGGCCTTGCTCTATCTTTAG
- a CDS encoding phosphotransferase family protein — MSNESHEKTGPSATIDLNGLKRFFEERKLGDTRELRSENISFGHSNEVHLVHFEGKSWALRRPPRGPLLPTAHDMMREYKVLNALQNTPVPVPRVYAACEDPAYIGAPFYLMEYVKGEVIRADGKHFAKTPQLRRRASEEILEVLIKLQAVDWKAAGLEGFGRPDGYLERQLRRWTDQLERTLPYTRPLPVMDKVKEWLRARLPESPAPTIVHGDYKLDNVMFDPATVKIIAVFDWEMSTLGDPLADLGWMLTYWSDPEDASSQSGIVSSMANEQGWMSRRELIERYEQRTGRAMRDFAFYQAFAIFKLAIILEGSYSRYLRGQADDPLFAGFTERVPALADAAWAVCQSAKR, encoded by the coding sequence ATGAGTAACGAATCACACGAAAAAACTGGACCTTCCGCGACAATCGATCTGAACGGGCTGAAGCGCTTTTTCGAAGAGCGCAAGCTCGGTGACACGCGCGAGCTTCGCAGCGAGAACATCTCGTTCGGCCACTCCAACGAGGTCCATCTCGTCCATTTCGAGGGCAAATCGTGGGCGCTCCGGCGTCCGCCGCGCGGGCCGCTGCTGCCGACCGCGCACGACATGATGCGCGAGTACAAAGTCCTTAACGCGTTGCAGAACACTCCCGTGCCGGTGCCGCGTGTTTATGCGGCCTGCGAAGATCCGGCGTACATCGGCGCGCCTTTCTATTTGATGGAGTATGTGAAGGGCGAGGTTATCCGCGCCGACGGCAAGCACTTTGCGAAAACGCCGCAGCTGCGGCGCCGCGCGAGCGAAGAGATCCTCGAGGTGCTGATCAAACTGCAAGCGGTCGATTGGAAAGCCGCGGGGCTCGAGGGCTTTGGCCGTCCCGACGGCTACCTCGAGCGCCAGCTGCGCCGCTGGACCGATCAGCTTGAACGCACTCTGCCGTACACGCGTCCACTTCCTGTCATGGACAAGGTCAAGGAATGGCTCCGCGCGCGGCTGCCCGAATCGCCCGCGCCGACCATCGTTCATGGCGATTACAAGCTCGACAACGTCATGTTCGATCCGGCCACGGTGAAGATCATCGCCGTGTTCGATTGGGAGATGTCGACGCTCGGCGACCCGCTCGCCGATCTCGGCTGGATGCTCACGTACTGGAGCGATCCCGAAGACGCCTCGTCGCAGAGCGGCATCGTTTCTAGTATGGCCAACGAACAGGGCTGGATGTCGCGGCGCGAGCTGATTGAGCGCTATGAGCAGCGGACCGGGCGCGCGATGCGCGACTTCGCCTTCTACCAGGCGTTCGCGATTTTCAAGCTCGCGATCATCCTCGAAGGCAGCTACTCACGCTACCTGCGCGGACAGGCCGACGATCCTCTCTTCGCCGGCTTCACCGAGCGCGTTCCCGCGCTAGCCGACGCAGCTTGGGCCGTCTGCCAATCAGCCAAGCGTTAG
- a CDS encoding enoyl-CoA hydratase-related protein codes for MSDYKFIVVEDPEAGIRRIALNRPEKRNALSNGLRAELFDALRKADIDPAIGAIILKGNGKCFSAGYDLSQAPGEPLPRHVSPGEGVWPRHLVDGWFEMWDMATPVIAQVHGYCLAGGTELATACDLVYCAEDAQIGYPPVRAMSTPDCAYHPWLMGMRRAMEMMLTGDSITGIEAAEFGFANRAFPADRLEEEVLSVARRVSKIPRDLQALNKRVVHRAMEVMGARAAIRSATEIQALCFHQPSSREYMKKMREGVTKALDERDSKFNDYRTAKKK; via the coding sequence ATGAGCGACTACAAGTTCATCGTCGTTGAAGATCCTGAAGCCGGCATTCGGCGTATTGCGCTCAACCGGCCGGAGAAGCGTAACGCGCTCTCCAACGGCCTCCGCGCAGAGCTCTTCGATGCGCTCCGCAAGGCCGATATCGACCCGGCAATCGGCGCGATCATCCTCAAGGGCAACGGCAAATGCTTCAGCGCGGGCTACGATCTCTCGCAGGCGCCCGGAGAGCCGCTGCCGCGCCATGTCTCGCCGGGTGAAGGCGTCTGGCCGCGTCATCTGGTCGATGGATGGTTCGAGATGTGGGACATGGCGACTCCTGTCATCGCGCAAGTTCACGGTTACTGCCTCGCGGGCGGCACCGAGCTCGCGACGGCTTGCGATCTGGTTTACTGCGCCGAGGACGCGCAGATCGGCTATCCTCCCGTGCGCGCGATGTCCACGCCCGACTGCGCATATCATCCGTGGCTGATGGGGATGCGGCGCGCGATGGAGATGATGCTGACGGGCGACTCAATCACCGGGATCGAAGCCGCGGAGTTTGGCTTTGCGAATCGCGCGTTTCCGGCCGATCGCCTCGAGGAAGAAGTGCTGTCGGTTGCGCGCCGCGTATCGAAGATTCCGCGCGACCTCCAGGCGCTCAACAAGCGCGTCGTGCATCGCGCGATGGAAGTGATGGGCGCGCGCGCCGCGATTCGCTCGGCGACGGAAATCCAGGCGCTGTGTTTTCACCAGCCCTCATCGCGCGAGTACATGAAGAAGATGCGCGAGGGCGTGACCAAGGCGCTCGACGAACGCGACTCGAAGTTCAACGACTACCGCACCGCGAAAAAGAAGTAG
- a CDS encoding NUDIX hydrolase N-terminal domain-containing protein encodes MESSELLLELARFIERITAIARTGLAFKSEGFDAERYEQLLHEAAHMHSLLEGASRDDAEMLRARWRSEVVDGYHGYVTAAVGVGIIAFNERDEILMIQRPTGKWWYPTGFCDVGISPAENVAKEAREETGLIVRPDRLMALIDSHKNGSPGRHIYSLLFYAQIIGGELKPAPLEVLDIGFFPLDHLPEPLHWPNQKWVEIAREFHFNGRTKPYFDPL; translated from the coding sequence ATGGAATCATCTGAGTTGTTGCTCGAGCTTGCGCGCTTCATTGAACGCATAACCGCGATCGCTCGCACCGGCCTGGCGTTCAAGTCCGAGGGCTTCGACGCCGAGCGCTATGAGCAGTTGCTCCACGAAGCGGCGCACATGCATTCGCTGCTCGAAGGCGCCTCCCGCGACGATGCCGAAATGCTGCGCGCCAGATGGCGCAGCGAGGTAGTCGATGGTTATCACGGCTACGTCACAGCCGCGGTCGGCGTCGGCATCATCGCCTTCAACGAGCGCGACGAGATTCTCATGATCCAGCGGCCAACCGGCAAATGGTGGTATCCGACCGGCTTCTGCGACGTAGGAATTTCGCCGGCTGAAAACGTCGCGAAGGAAGCGCGCGAGGAAACCGGCCTCATCGTGCGCCCCGACCGCCTGATGGCCCTGATCGACAGCCACAAGAACGGCTCCCCCGGCCGCCACATCTATTCGCTGCTCTTCTACGCGCAAATCATCGGCGGCGAATTGAAACCGGCCCCGCTCGAAGTCCTCGACATCGGCTTTTTCCCGCTTGATCACTTGCCCGAGCCGCTCCACTGGCCTAATCAAAAGTGGGTAGAAATCGCGCGCGAGTTCCACTTCAACGGCAGAACAAAACCGTACTTCGATCCGCTATGA
- a CDS encoding ABC transporter permease: MPAIAMQAGTLWMREITRFVRQRSRLFGALLQPLVFWALLGAGLNASFRPSGMPSGMNYAEYFYPGVIVLVLLFTAIFATISTVEDRREGFLQGVLVAPISRSTVVLGQALGGTTLALVQGIIFLILAPLAGIHLSVGAVVTASLMMAVIAFALTSIGLVIAWRIESTQGFHAIMNLILIPIWLLSGAFFPVSGAPGWLAWTMRLNPLTYAMTALRSGLYMADPAALGTVAPMAGPVTIAIAFALFAFLLATRTANRASTI, from the coding sequence ATGCCCGCGATTGCGATGCAGGCCGGCACGCTCTGGATGCGCGAGATCACGCGCTTCGTGCGCCAGCGCAGCCGCCTCTTCGGCGCGCTGCTGCAGCCTTTGGTGTTCTGGGCGCTGCTCGGTGCGGGACTGAACGCATCGTTTCGCCCGAGCGGGATGCCGTCGGGCATGAACTACGCCGAATATTTTTATCCCGGCGTGATCGTCCTCGTGCTGCTGTTCACCGCGATCTTCGCGACAATTTCAACCGTCGAGGATCGCCGCGAAGGATTTCTGCAAGGCGTGCTGGTGGCGCCGATCTCGCGATCGACAGTCGTGCTTGGTCAGGCGCTGGGCGGGACTACGCTGGCGCTGGTGCAAGGAATCATCTTCCTCATTCTCGCGCCGCTCGCGGGTATTCATCTGAGCGTCGGCGCCGTCGTCACGGCTTCATTGATGATGGCGGTGATCGCATTCGCGCTCACGAGCATCGGCCTTGTCATCGCATGGCGCATCGAATCGACGCAGGGCTTTCATGCGATCATGAACCTGATCCTGATTCCGATCTGGCTGCTCTCGGGCGCATTCTTCCCGGTGAGCGGCGCTCCGGGATGGCTCGCATGGACGATGCGCCTGAACCCACTCACCTACGCGATGACCGCGCTGCGCAGCGGCCTCTACATGGCAGATCCCGCCGCGCTCGGCACTGTAGCACCGATGGCAGGTCCGGTGACGATCGCGATCGCATTCGCGCTGTTCGCATTTCTATTGGCCACGCGCACCGCCAATCGCGCATCGACGATCTAG